A window of Candidatus Stygibacter australis genomic DNA:
CTGAGCAAAACCGTTTGGCAATCTCGATCACTTCATCCATAATGATAGCTGCAGGTGTTTCAGTAAATAATATCTCAAATATTCCCATTCTGAGCAGAGATTTATCCGTAACAGCGAGTCTGTCTAAACTCCAGTTCTTTGAATACTGCTCAATAAGTCTGTCTATTTCTTCCTCATGCAGAATAGTATTCCGGATCAGGAATTCCGCAAATTCAGCAACTCGCTTATCTGGTGGTCTATCAAAATCATCCATCAATTCCTTAAGCTTATCAGGATAATATTCCAGCAGTTCCAGATGTCCCAGCACCTCATTGGTTTCCGTGTATTCCAGACTATATAATACCTTAAATGCTATCTCTCGACTCTTA
This region includes:
- the nusB gene encoding transcription antitermination factor NusB, with product MGLRRKSREIAFKVLYSLEYTETNEVLGHLELLEYYPDKLKELMDDFDRPPDKRVAEFAEFLIRNTILHEEEIDRLIEQYSKNWSLDRLAVTDKSLLRMGIFEILFTETPAAIIMDEVIEIAKRFCSESSSKFINGVLNAAANYGENSKGEEKEDL